A single window of Achromobacter xylosoxidans DNA harbors:
- the tsaB gene encoding tRNA (adenosine(37)-N6)-threonylcarbamoyltransferase complex dimerization subunit type 1 TsaB has translation MELNLLALETSSSRCGVALLRAFDGRLEVAVREHEGSQEHAERLLPMANELLAEAGLAPGALQAVAFGQGPGGFTGLRVACGVAQGMAMGLGIPVLPVVSHQAVAAQAGGVPDDAIVVALDARMNEVYLAVYRPVAGADGESVWETLQAPLLIAAAEVVPWTAHHLPAWSRAAGRALQPLLAGDAWDAYAADMSIPAGWRRAGEAQRPEAASVARLARQAWSRGEAVAPEQAAPLYVRDKVAFTTAERLRGEGGNPKAQSTLAPAYPQPLTDADLDEVVALEANVQSFPWTRGNFADALAAGYGAWTLRRDGRVAGFCILMFAPDVAHLLVIAVARSLHRQGLGSVLLDWCEQQARERSLDGVLLEVRPSNTAAVEFYKARGYLQIGLRRGYYPAEKGGREDALVMQKRLDRPKGAMA, from the coding sequence ATGGAACTAAACCTGCTGGCTCTGGAAACCTCTTCGTCGCGCTGCGGCGTGGCCCTTTTGCGCGCCTTCGACGGGCGGCTGGAGGTCGCCGTTCGCGAACACGAGGGCTCCCAGGAGCACGCGGAACGCCTTTTGCCCATGGCCAACGAACTGCTGGCCGAGGCCGGCCTGGCGCCCGGCGCCCTGCAGGCGGTGGCGTTCGGCCAGGGGCCGGGCGGCTTTACCGGGCTGCGCGTGGCCTGCGGCGTGGCCCAGGGCATGGCCATGGGGCTGGGGATCCCGGTATTGCCGGTGGTGTCGCACCAGGCCGTGGCCGCCCAGGCGGGCGGCGTGCCGGACGACGCCATCGTGGTGGCGCTGGACGCCCGCATGAATGAAGTCTACCTGGCGGTCTATCGCCCGGTTGCCGGCGCCGATGGAGAGTCCGTCTGGGAAACCCTGCAGGCCCCCTTGCTGATCGCGGCGGCCGAGGTCGTGCCCTGGACGGCGCACCACCTGCCCGCGTGGTCCCGCGCCGCTGGCCGGGCGCTGCAGCCCCTGCTGGCGGGCGATGCCTGGGATGCCTACGCCGCGGACATGTCGATACCGGCCGGATGGCGGCGCGCCGGCGAGGCGCAGCGGCCCGAGGCCGCCAGCGTCGCCCGCCTGGCGCGCCAGGCCTGGTCGCGGGGCGAGGCCGTCGCGCCGGAGCAGGCCGCGCCGCTCTACGTCCGAGACAAAGTGGCTTTCACCACCGCGGAACGCCTGCGGGGCGAGGGCGGCAACCCCAAGGCGCAATCCACGCTGGCGCCGGCATATCCCCAGCCGCTGACCGACGCCGACCTGGACGAGGTGGTGGCCCTGGAGGCCAATGTCCAGTCGTTTCCCTGGACCCGCGGCAACTTCGCCGACGCGCTGGCGGCCGGCTATGGCGCCTGGACATTGCGCCGTGATGGCCGCGTGGCCGGTTTCTGTATCCTGATGTTTGCGCCCGACGTGGCCCATCTGCTGGTGATCGCGGTGGCGCGCAGCCTGCACCGCCAGGGGCTGGGCAGCGTCCTGCTCGACTGGTGCGAACAGCAGGCGCGCGAGCGCAGCCTGGACGGCGTGCTGCTCGAAGTGCGCCCATCCAATACCGCGGCGGTCGAGTTCTACAAGGCCCGCGGCTACCTGCAGATCGGCCTGCGGCGTGGCTACTATCCGGCCGAAAAGGGCGGACGCGAGGATGCCCTGGTGATGCAGAAGCGCCTGGACAGGCCCAAGGGAGCGATGGCGTGA
- a CDS encoding uracil-DNA glycosylase, which translates to MTAPNPTQSAAAPRVNPLQRLWLRELGMERLWLRPAPRPAVASEAQAVVSKQDSPAMATPGGAPPAPVRDAAPAPAAVASPVAARPAGPGPGLRNGPPPKPAPKPEVAADAAPLPIPVAEAVKNANLDELREQVVACTACGLCSGRRHAVFGHGGQQPTRWLVVGEAPGEQEDRQGQPFVGRSGQLLDSMLSAVGMSRERDVFIANVIKCRPPGNRNPKPEEIAACSPYLMRQIALLKPERILVLGRFAAQTLLGTDATIGSLRGRVHQMKTEEGREIPVIVSYHPAYLLRSPAEKARAWQDLKLAARQL; encoded by the coding sequence GTGACGGCCCCGAACCCCACGCAGTCGGCGGCCGCGCCTCGCGTCAATCCGCTGCAGCGCCTGTGGCTGCGCGAGCTGGGCATGGAGCGCCTGTGGCTGCGCCCGGCGCCGCGGCCCGCGGTCGCGTCCGAGGCCCAGGCCGTTGTTTCCAAACAGGATTCGCCGGCAATGGCGACGCCGGGCGGCGCGCCGCCGGCACCGGTCCGCGACGCCGCGCCAGCGCCGGCGGCCGTGGCATCGCCCGTCGCCGCGCGTCCCGCCGGGCCCGGCCCGGGCCTGCGCAATGGCCCGCCGCCCAAGCCGGCGCCCAAGCCCGAGGTCGCGGCCGACGCCGCCCCGCTGCCGATTCCGGTGGCCGAAGCGGTCAAGAACGCCAACCTGGACGAATTGCGCGAACAGGTGGTGGCCTGCACTGCCTGCGGCCTTTGCAGCGGGCGGCGCCATGCGGTGTTCGGCCACGGCGGCCAGCAGCCCACGCGCTGGCTGGTGGTGGGCGAGGCGCCCGGCGAACAGGAAGACCGCCAAGGCCAGCCTTTCGTCGGCCGTTCCGGGCAATTGCTGGACTCGATGTTGTCGGCGGTAGGCATGAGCCGCGAGCGCGATGTATTCATCGCCAACGTGATCAAGTGCCGGCCCCCGGGCAACCGCAATCCCAAGCCCGAGGAAATCGCGGCTTGCAGTCCTTACCTGATGCGCCAGATCGCGCTGCTCAAGCCCGAGCGCATCCTGGTGCTGGGCCGGTTCGCGGCCCAGACGCTGCTGGGCACGGACGCGACCATCGGCAGCCTGCGCGGCCGCGTGCACCAGATGAAGACGGAAGAGGGGCGCGAGATCCCGGTGATCGTGAGCTATCACCCGGCCTATCTGCTGCGCAGTCCGGCCGAGAAGGCGCGCGCCTGGCAAGACCTGAAACTGGCGGCCCGGCAGCTCTAG
- the lplT gene encoding lysophospholipid transporter LplT → MKRGFYLVMAAQAFSSLADNALFIAAIALIQELHGPDWLAPIMKWSFALAYVVLAAFVGAIADSYPKGRVMFSTNALKVAGCLLMFSYASIGVAPEYQTYLVCAAYGVVGIGAAAYSPAKYGIVTEMLPPTMLVKGNSWIEGLTVFSIILGTVLGGLLISTTVSTALLQHSFIGKLVHTPAEAAILVIAFVYLLAALCNLLIPPTHVRYPPQQKNPVKLMRTFWGYVRVLWKDKLGQISLAVTTLFWGAGATLQLIVIEWGRSHLGYQLDKASMLMGVAALGTVVGSILAGRIPLRRALAVLPVGAAMGLVVLLMPLVYSPWSVYLLLLITGGLAGFFVVPMNALLQHRGHVLLSAGHSIAVQNFNEQLNILLMVAMYTLLLWLQLPINIIIVIFGTVVAVLMVVFMRWSRRNLAANPELHDQIGQEGHGHALDPHTR, encoded by the coding sequence TTGAAACGAGGTTTCTATCTGGTCATGGCCGCGCAGGCCTTCTCGTCATTGGCGGACAACGCGCTATTCATCGCCGCGATCGCCCTGATACAGGAACTGCACGGCCCGGACTGGCTGGCCCCGATCATGAAATGGTCCTTCGCGCTGGCCTACGTGGTGCTGGCGGCCTTCGTCGGCGCCATCGCCGACTCCTACCCCAAGGGCCGCGTGATGTTCTCCACCAACGCCCTGAAGGTGGCCGGCTGTCTGCTCATGTTCTCGTACGCCAGCATCGGCGTCGCCCCTGAATACCAGACCTACCTGGTCTGCGCCGCCTACGGCGTGGTGGGCATCGGCGCGGCGGCCTACTCCCCCGCCAAGTACGGCATCGTCACCGAAATGCTGCCCCCCACCATGCTGGTCAAGGGCAACAGCTGGATCGAAGGCCTTACCGTCTTCTCCATCATCCTGGGCACGGTGCTGGGCGGCCTGCTGATCTCGACCACGGTATCGACCGCGCTGCTGCAACATTCCTTCATCGGCAAGCTGGTCCACACGCCGGCCGAGGCGGCCATCCTGGTCATCGCCTTCGTCTACCTGCTGGCGGCGCTGTGCAATTTGCTGATCCCGCCGACCCACGTGCGCTATCCGCCGCAGCAGAAGAACCCGGTCAAGCTGATGCGCACCTTCTGGGGCTACGTCCGCGTGCTCTGGAAGGACAAGCTGGGGCAGATTTCCCTGGCCGTCACCACCCTGTTCTGGGGCGCCGGCGCGACGCTGCAACTGATCGTCATCGAATGGGGCCGCAGCCACCTGGGCTACCAGCTGGACAAGGCCTCGATGCTGATGGGCGTGGCCGCCCTGGGCACGGTGGTGGGTTCGATCCTGGCCGGCCGCATTCCGCTGCGGCGCGCCCTGGCGGTGCTGCCGGTGGGCGCGGCCATGGGGCTGGTGGTGCTGCTGATGCCGCTGGTCTATTCGCCCTGGAGCGTCTACCTGCTGCTGCTGATCACCGGCGGGCTGGCGGGCTTTTTCGTGGTGCCCATGAACGCCCTGCTGCAACACCGCGGCCACGTGCTGCTGTCGGCCGGCCATTCGATCGCGGTGCAGAACTTCAACGAGCAGCTCAACATCCTGCTGATGGTGGCCATGTACACCCTGCTGCTGTGGCTGCAACTGCCGATCAACATCATCATCGTGATCTTCGGCACCGTGGTGGCCGTGCTGATGGTGGTGTTCATGCGCTGGAGCCGGCGCAACCTGGCGGCCAACCCCGAGCTGCATGACCAGATCGGCCAGGAAGGCCACGGCCACGCGCTCGACCCGCACACGCGCTGA
- the smc gene encoding chromosome segregation protein SMC produces the protein MRLTQLKLAGFKSFVDPTVIPVPSQLVGVVGPNGCGKSNIIDAVRWVLGEAKASELRGESMQDVIFNGSGNRKPAARASVEMVFDNSEGRAAGQWSTYAEIAVRRVLTRDGTSSYFVNNQQVRRRDIHDIFLGTGLGARGYAIIGQGMINRLIEARPEELRVFLEEAAGVSRYKERRRETENRLSDTRENLTRVEDILRELNSQLEKLEAQAEVATRYRELQADGEKKQHALWFLKETGAREERAKKAQEMAQAQNELEAAIAGLRAGEAALESRRQAHYAASDAVHTAQGALYEANAQVSRLEAEIRHVVDSRNRLQARRDQLQQQIAEWNSQREHCAEQIAQAEEDLAAGAARTEEARAAAEDAQAALPSVEQRVREAASGRDEMRAALARVEQNLALVAQTQRDADRQMQALEQRRERLQQELRELHSPDPVRLEQLAGDRVAGEEQLEEAQAELATLEGKVPDADAERSRAQAAAQTDAQNLARLEARLSALVKLQEDVQKQGALEPWLAKHELAGLSRLWQKLHIEPGWETALEAALRERMASLEVRSLDWARAFSDDAPPARLAFYQLPPAAPAPAAPAGLTPLASLLRITDPDLRTLLNDWLAGIYTATDLAQALATRATLPAGAACVVKAGHLVDAHSVRFYAPDSEQAGLLARQQEIENLQREIKAQQLIADQARAAVARAEVAWQQVSQAIAPARQRVAEVTRRVHDIQLEHSRLQQQAEQSGQHAARLRQDLEEIAAHEEDLRATREEAEARFEALDEELAEHQSRFADAEMDGETLAAQAEAARARLRELERAAQEAEFAERGIQVRITDLQRNQQLAADQSQRGSVELEQLLADLVDLDASASQAGLQDALEVRAEREEALSRARQEMENLAALLRGADEDRLQQERTLEPRRARITELQLQEQAARLAEEQFTEQLNAREVDREALAQDLANQPDEWRRASWLQSEVTRISRQIESLGSVNLAALDELNTSRERKGFLDDQHQDLMTAIETLEDAIRKIDRETRELLQETFNVVNGHFGELFPKLFGGGEAKLTMTGEEILDAGVQVMAQPPGKRNSTIHLLSGGEKALTATALVFALFKLNPAPFCLLDEVDAPLDDANTERYANLVANMSEQTQFLFISHNKIAMQMAKQLIGVTMQEQGVSRIVAVDIDSAVQMMASEAA, from the coding sequence GTGCGTCTTACTCAGCTCAAACTCGCCGGCTTCAAGTCCTTCGTCGATCCCACCGTGATTCCCGTGCCCAGCCAGCTGGTGGGCGTGGTGGGCCCCAATGGCTGCGGCAAATCGAACATCATCGATGCGGTGCGCTGGGTGCTGGGCGAGGCCAAGGCCTCGGAACTGCGCGGCGAGTCCATGCAGGACGTCATCTTCAACGGCTCGGGCAACCGCAAGCCGGCGGCCCGGGCCTCGGTCGAAATGGTGTTCGACAACAGCGAAGGCCGCGCCGCCGGGCAATGGAGCACCTACGCCGAAATCGCCGTGCGCCGCGTGCTGACGCGCGACGGCACCAGCAGCTACTTCGTCAACAACCAGCAGGTCCGCCGCCGCGACATCCACGACATCTTCCTGGGCACCGGCCTGGGCGCGCGCGGCTACGCCATCATCGGCCAGGGCATGATCAACCGACTGATCGAGGCGCGCCCCGAGGAACTGCGGGTGTTCCTGGAAGAAGCCGCCGGCGTGTCGCGCTACAAGGAGCGCCGCCGCGAGACCGAAAACCGCCTGTCCGACACGCGCGAGAACCTGACCCGCGTCGAAGACATCCTGCGCGAACTGAACAGCCAGCTGGAAAAGCTGGAAGCCCAGGCCGAGGTCGCCACGCGCTACCGCGAACTGCAGGCAGACGGCGAAAAGAAACAGCATGCGCTGTGGTTCCTGAAGGAAACCGGCGCGCGCGAAGAGCGCGCCAAGAAGGCCCAGGAAATGGCCCAGGCCCAGAACGAGCTGGAAGCCGCCATCGCCGGCCTGCGCGCCGGCGAGGCCGCGCTCGAATCCCGGCGCCAGGCCCATTACGCCGCCAGCGACGCGGTCCACACCGCCCAGGGCGCGCTGTACGAGGCCAACGCCCAGGTCAGCCGCCTCGAGGCCGAGATCCGCCACGTGGTGGATTCCCGCAACCGCCTGCAGGCGCGGCGCGACCAGCTGCAGCAGCAGATCGCCGAATGGAACAGCCAGCGCGAGCACTGCGCCGAGCAGATCGCCCAGGCCGAAGAAGACCTGGCCGCCGGCGCCGCCCGCACCGAAGAGGCGCGCGCCGCCGCCGAGGACGCCCAGGCCGCGCTGCCGTCGGTCGAGCAGCGCGTGCGCGAAGCCGCCTCCGGCCGCGACGAGATGCGCGCCGCCCTGGCCCGCGTGGAACAGAACCTGGCCTTGGTGGCGCAAACCCAGCGCGATGCCGACCGCCAGATGCAGGCCCTGGAGCAGCGCCGCGAGCGCCTGCAGCAGGAACTGCGCGAATTGCACAGCCCTGACCCGGTGCGCCTGGAGCAACTGGCCGGCGATCGCGTCGCCGGCGAGGAACAGCTCGAGGAGGCCCAGGCGGAACTGGCCACCCTGGAAGGCAAGGTGCCGGACGCCGACGCCGAGCGCAGCCGCGCCCAGGCCGCCGCCCAGACCGATGCGCAGAACCTGGCCCGCCTGGAAGCCCGCCTGTCGGCCCTGGTGAAGCTGCAGGAAGACGTGCAGAAGCAGGGCGCCCTGGAACCCTGGCTGGCCAAGCACGAGCTGGCCGGCCTGTCGCGCCTGTGGCAGAAGCTGCACATCGAGCCGGGCTGGGAAACCGCGCTGGAAGCCGCCCTGCGCGAACGCATGGCCTCCCTTGAAGTGCGCAGCCTGGACTGGGCCCGCGCCTTTTCCGACGACGCGCCGCCCGCCCGCCTGGCCTTCTACCAATTGCCCCCCGCGGCGCCCGCCCCGGCGGCGCCCGCGGGCCTGACGCCGCTGGCCAGCCTGCTGCGCATCACCGATCCCGATCTGCGCACGCTGCTCAATGACTGGCTGGCCGGCATCTATACCGCCACCGACCTGGCCCAGGCCCTGGCGACCCGCGCCACGCTGCCGGCCGGCGCCGCCTGCGTGGTCAAGGCCGGCCACCTGGTGGATGCGCACAGCGTGCGCTTCTACGCCCCGGATTCCGAACAGGCCGGCCTGCTGGCGCGCCAGCAGGAGATCGAAAACCTGCAACGCGAGATCAAGGCGCAGCAACTGATCGCCGACCAGGCCCGCGCCGCTGTCGCCCGCGCCGAAGTGGCCTGGCAACAGGTGAGCCAGGCGATCGCGCCGGCGCGCCAGCGGGTTGCCGAAGTGACCCGCCGGGTGCACGACATCCAGCTGGAACACTCGCGCCTGCAGCAGCAGGCCGAGCAGTCCGGCCAGCACGCCGCGCGCTTGCGCCAGGATCTCGAAGAGATCGCGGCCCACGAAGAAGACCTGCGCGCCACCCGCGAAGAGGCCGAGGCCCGCTTCGAGGCGCTCGACGAGGAGCTGGCCGAACACCAGTCCCGTTTCGCCGACGCCGAAATGGATGGCGAAACCCTCGCCGCCCAGGCCGAGGCCGCCCGCGCCCGCCTGCGCGAACTCGAGCGCGCCGCCCAGGAAGCCGAGTTCGCCGAGCGCGGCATCCAGGTCCGCATCACCGACCTGCAACGCAACCAGCAGCTGGCGGCCGACCAGAGCCAGCGCGGCAGCGTCGAACTCGAACAATTGCTGGCTGACCTGGTCGACCTGGACGCCTCGGCCTCCCAGGCCGGCTTGCAGGACGCCCTGGAAGTGCGCGCCGAGCGCGAAGAGGCGCTGTCGCGCGCCCGCCAGGAAATGGAAAACCTGGCGGCGCTGCTGCGTGGCGCCGACGAAGACCGGCTGCAACAGGAACGCACGCTCGAGCCGCGCCGCGCCCGCATCACCGAATTGCAGCTGCAGGAACAGGCCGCGCGCCTGGCCGAGGAACAATTCACCGAGCAGCTCAACGCCCGCGAGGTCGACCGCGAGGCCCTGGCCCAGGACCTGGCCAACCAGCCGGACGAATGGCGCCGCGCCAGCTGGCTGCAATCGGAAGTCACCCGCATTTCGCGCCAGATCGAGTCGCTTGGCTCGGTCAACCTGGCCGCGCTGGACGAGCTGAACACGTCGCGCGAGCGCAAGGGCTTCCTGGACGACCAGCACCAGGACCTGATGACCGCCATCGAGACCCTGGAAGACGCGATCCGCAAGATCGACCGCGAAACCCGCGAGTTGCTGCAAGAGACCTTCAACGTCGTCAACGGCCACTTCGGCGAACTGTTCCCCAAGCTGTTCGGCGGCGGCGAGGCCAAGCTGACCATGACCGGCGAGGAAATCCTCGATGCCGGCGTGCAGGTCATGGCGCAGCCGCCCGGCAAGCGCAACAGCACCATCCATCTGCTGTCGGGGGGCGAAAAGGCGCTGACCGCCACCGCGTTGGTGTTCGCGCTGTTCAAGCTGAACCCCGCGCCGTTCTGCCTGCTGGACGAGGTGGACGCGCCGCTGGACGACGCCAATACCGAGCGCTACGCCAATCTGGTCGCCAACATGAGCGAGCAGACCCAGTTCCTGTTCATCTCGCACAACAAGATCGCGATGCAGATGGCCAAGCAGCTGATCGGCGTCACCATGCAAGAGCAGGGGGTTTCGCGTATCGTTGCGGTAGACATAGATTCGGCCGTCCAGATGATGGCCTCCGAAGCGGCATAA
- a CDS encoding cell division protein ZipA C-terminal FtsZ-binding domain-containing protein has protein sequence MSDLQIGLIALGVLLILLVLGFNWWQDRRVRRKMQSHFPTSEQDPLLGAGANAAAGAAAVRREPGMGDAPKAHPEQPKPVDPGSDADDAEEPDPACEVVIEINFAEPVRGADLLPYMQSLRQVGRKPMRVFAETDQRRHRARVHAGESYASMQLAVLLANRSGPLTAIEWSQAWARAQDMAERFDATIEGPDQQAVLEQAARLDDTCAALDTQVGLTLLLGTAQPAAEVLNVARDAGFVADGNRLAWPAENGVARFTLARADGAAFDAGMGGIERLYLLLDVPCSPADSRAFGRMVDVGRELAARLRADLVDDQGKPLADGSESVIDERLQVLFGQLEQAGLPAGSERAQRVFA, from the coding sequence ATGAGTGATTTGCAGATCGGGCTGATTGCCCTGGGCGTCTTGCTGATACTGCTGGTGCTGGGCTTCAACTGGTGGCAGGACCGTCGCGTCCGCCGCAAGATGCAAAGCCATTTCCCCACCTCCGAGCAGGATCCGCTGCTGGGGGCGGGCGCCAACGCCGCCGCGGGCGCCGCGGCCGTGCGTCGCGAGCCCGGCATGGGCGACGCGCCCAAGGCGCACCCGGAACAGCCCAAGCCGGTCGATCCGGGCAGCGATGCCGACGATGCCGAGGAACCCGATCCCGCCTGCGAAGTGGTCATCGAGATCAACTTCGCCGAGCCGGTGCGCGGCGCCGACCTGCTGCCCTACATGCAGAGCCTGCGCCAGGTGGGTCGCAAGCCCATGCGCGTGTTCGCCGAAACCGACCAGCGCCGCCATCGCGCCCGTGTCCATGCCGGCGAGTCGTATGCCTCGATGCAACTGGCGGTGCTGCTGGCCAACCGCAGCGGCCCGCTGACCGCCATCGAATGGTCGCAGGCCTGGGCCCGCGCCCAGGACATGGCCGAACGCTTCGATGCCACCATCGAGGGCCCCGACCAGCAGGCCGTGCTGGAGCAGGCCGCGCGCCTGGACGACACTTGCGCCGCGCTGGATACCCAGGTCGGCCTGACCCTGTTGCTGGGCACCGCCCAGCCGGCCGCCGAGGTGCTCAACGTGGCCCGCGACGCCGGCTTCGTCGCCGATGGCAACCGCCTGGCCTGGCCTGCCGAGAACGGCGTGGCCCGTTTCACGCTGGCGCGCGCCGATGGCGCCGCCTTCGACGCCGGCATGGGGGGCATCGAACGCCTGTACCTGCTGCTGGACGTGCCCTGCAGCCCGGCCGACAGCCGCGCCTTCGGCCGCATGGTGGACGTGGGCCGTGAACTGGCCGCCCGCCTGCGCGCCGACCTGGTCGACGACCAGGGCAAGCCGCTGGCCGACGGTTCGGAAAGCGTCATCGACGAACGCCTGCAAGTGTTGTTCGGCCAGCTCGAGCAGGCCGGCCTGCCGGCCGGCAGCGAGCGCGCCCAGCGGGTGTTTGCATAA
- the ligA gene encoding NAD-dependent DNA ligase LigA, producing the protein MSKAGGTPAAETAARLRAEIEQHNVRYYVYDDPSISDAEYDRLMRELQDLEAAHPELVTPESPTQRVGAAPVSAFGSVRHAVPMLSLGNAFDEEDVVAFDRRVTDTLRGAGLLGPAQQAEYFCELKLDGLAISLRYEDGRLVQAATRGDGQTGEDVTSNIRTIKAIPLQLSGPAPKVLEVRGEVLMNRADFEKLNAAQAKRDEKVFVNPRNAAAGSLRQLDPRITAKRPLRFFAYGWGEVRGLPGTQSGLFDEASAGAADASTLPEKSHGAMLDWLASLGLPVNVKHNHRATGAEGLMAFYAKVGALRPELPYDIDGVVYKVDSLPAQKLLGFVARAPRFALAHKFPAEEATTTLLDIEVQVGRTGAITPVARLKPVFVGGVTVTNATLHNEDEIRRKDVRIGDTVIVRRAGDVIPEVVGAVLEKRPADAREFVMPKACPVCGSAIERLEDETIARCTGGLFCAAQRKQTLWHAASRKALDIEGLGEKLVEQLVDSGRVKSLADLFSLRPLELVGLDRMGQKSADNLVEAIDKARAPALGRLLFALGIRHVGETTARDVARHFGSIEAIMDADEDALSSVPDVGPVVAGSIRRFFAEQHNRDVIGQLKAQGVHAVAEAVPQDTTLAGKTFVLTGTLPNWTREEASMRIQAAGGKVSGSVSKKTAYLVAGEDAGSKLTKAQELGVTVLDEDGLKELLGSS; encoded by the coding sequence ATGAGCAAGGCCGGAGGGACCCCCGCGGCGGAAACCGCGGCGCGCCTGCGCGCGGAAATCGAGCAGCACAACGTCCGCTATTACGTCTACGACGACCCGTCGATCTCGGATGCCGAATACGACCGCTTGATGCGCGAGCTGCAGGACCTGGAAGCCGCGCATCCCGAACTGGTCACGCCCGAATCGCCCACGCAGCGGGTCGGCGCGGCGCCGGTCTCGGCCTTCGGCAGCGTGCGCCACGCGGTGCCGATGCTGTCGCTGGGCAACGCCTTCGACGAAGAAGACGTCGTGGCGTTCGACCGCCGCGTCACCGATACGCTGCGCGGCGCCGGCCTGCTGGGCCCGGCGCAGCAGGCCGAATACTTCTGTGAACTCAAGCTCGATGGCCTGGCGATCAGCCTGCGCTACGAGGACGGCCGGCTGGTGCAGGCCGCCACCCGTGGCGACGGCCAGACGGGCGAGGACGTCACCTCCAATATCCGCACGATCAAGGCGATCCCGCTGCAGCTGAGCGGCCCGGCGCCCAAGGTGCTGGAGGTGCGCGGCGAAGTGCTGATGAACCGCGCCGATTTCGAGAAACTCAACGCGGCCCAGGCCAAGCGCGACGAGAAGGTCTTCGTCAACCCGCGCAACGCCGCCGCCGGCAGCCTGCGCCAGCTCGACCCGCGCATCACCGCCAAGCGGCCGCTGCGCTTTTTCGCCTACGGCTGGGGCGAGGTGCGGGGCCTGCCGGGCACGCAGAGCGGCCTGTTCGACGAAGCGTCGGCCGGCGCGGCGGATGCCTCGACCCTGCCCGAGAAATCGCATGGCGCCATGCTCGACTGGCTGGCGTCGCTGGGCCTGCCGGTCAATGTGAAGCACAACCACCGCGCCACCGGCGCCGAGGGCCTGATGGCGTTCTACGCCAAGGTCGGCGCCCTGCGGCCCGAGCTGCCCTACGACATCGACGGCGTGGTCTACAAGGTGGATTCGCTGCCGGCGCAGAAACTGCTGGGCTTCGTGGCGCGCGCGCCGCGCTTTGCGCTGGCGCACAAATTCCCGGCCGAGGAAGCCACCACCACGCTGCTGGACATCGAAGTGCAGGTCGGCCGTACCGGCGCCATCACCCCGGTCGCCCGGCTCAAGCCGGTGTTCGTGGGCGGCGTGACCGTCACCAACGCCACGCTGCACAACGAAGACGAGATCCGCCGCAAGGACGTGCGCATCGGTGACACCGTCATCGTGCGTCGCGCCGGCGACGTGATTCCGGAGGTGGTGGGCGCGGTGCTCGAGAAGCGTCCCGCCGACGCGCGCGAGTTCGTCATGCCCAAGGCCTGCCCGGTCTGTGGCTCGGCGATCGAGCGCCTGGAAGACGAAACCATCGCCCGCTGCACCGGCGGGCTGTTCTGCGCCGCGCAGCGCAAACAGACGCTGTGGCACGCGGCCAGCCGCAAGGCGCTCGATATCGAGGGCCTGGGCGAGAAGCTGGTGGAGCAATTGGTGGACAGCGGCCGCGTCAAATCGCTGGCCGACCTGTTCAGCCTGCGCCCGCTCGAACTGGTCGGGCTGGACCGCATGGGCCAGAAGTCGGCCGACAACCTGGTCGAGGCCATCGACAAGGCGCGCGCGCCGGCGTTGGGACGCCTGCTGTTCGCGCTGGGCATCCGCCACGTGGGCGAGACCACGGCGCGCGACGTGGCCCGGCACTTTGGCAGCATCGAGGCCATCATGGACGCCGACGAGGACGCGCTGTCCTCCGTGCCGGACGTGGGGCCGGTGGTGGCGGGGTCGATCCGCCGCTTCTTCGCCGAACAGCACAATCGCGACGTGATCGGGCAGCTCAAGGCCCAGGGCGTGCATGCGGTGGCCGAGGCCGTGCCGCAGGACACCACGCTGGCGGGCAAGACCTTCGTGCTGACTGGCACGCTGCCCAACTGGACGCGCGAGGAAGCCTCCATGCGCATCCAGGCCGCGGGCGGCAAGGTCAGCGGCTCGGTGTCCAAGAAGACCGCCTATCTCGTGGCCGGCGAAGACGCCGGCAGCAAGCTCACCAAGGCCCAGGAACTGGGCGTCACGGTGCTGGACGAGGACGGGCTCAAGGAATTGCTGGGTTCCTCTTGA